Below is a genomic region from Anoplolepis gracilipes chromosome 1, ASM4749672v1, whole genome shotgun sequence.
tctcgctctctctctctctctctctctctcactctttcttACATATCTTCCTTTTAGATTACTAGCGCACTCAATTAAACTAATTTGTTTATCCTGTCAGATTAAACTAATAACATGCTAATTATCGTCGCATTATACATCGCATCATCAATAAATTAGACACATTTGTCGAGGCAACGTAGTTTGCAAGGGCAGGGTGGGCAGGCAGTTCgcggaaattaatttttcgcgaGAGCCACGCGAATTTTGTTGGAACACTTTCCGCAGCGCATGCGAACGAATCGGATGCTCTCGCGATGTCATTATTAAAACTTCGcctgtaattattattgtgcGCGATCGAtcgatgtaaattaaaatcaggATATGATTCAATATCGTTATCCTTATAGATTTTTTCATGCAAGTAAGCTTCAGATGAGAAGCTTACttgcataaaagtataaaatagaatacttgtacaaaatttatttttttttttatagaaaaaaattatatacaaaacaagaaaattacattttttctatataaatgtacatttttttaaagataaagtaatttaatttactgttTTACTTCGCCGCATTTTCTAGAGATGtgatatcatataatttaattatattttcaatcatattaaatcataaacgattactttaaaaacaaataaaataaaaaattttatccgaTCAAGTGATTTGATGACACTGATTTccatattttaagaaaatatatttcaattaaatataaactttggAAGATCGAACTTTAATTGATGGATAACAAtcattaaagaattaatatgtttatatatcacaaataaaagtaatgattgaaaaaaacaatattttaaaataatctctattagtcatactttaaaatatatatatgtatatatatatatatatatatatatatatatacatatatatacatatatatatatatatatatatacatatatagggtgtctcataactaacgagccaacgctcgtgaacggatagagtacagtgaactgaacaaaaaagtattaggttattttgcgattttcccaataattattaaaatattaattaaaaacgcttagcaaacaatattatacatatctacaagatgtccggtaataatcgccccaactctctagggcagatagagcaggtcaaattgaacgtaaaagtcctgtatcattttgcgattagcacaattattgaactattaattaaaaacgctcagggtatgctgagcgctatatgcggcgcgcgctcatacgctgagcgtttttaattaatattttaataattattgcgaaaatgaCTAATAattacaggacttttatgttcagtttgacctgctctatcagccctagagaggtggagcgattattaccggacatcttgtacatatgtataatattgttcgctaagcgtttttaattaatattttcataattattgggaaaatcgcaaaataacctaatacttttttgttcagttcacTGTATCCTATCCGTTCACGAGCGTTGGttcgttagttatgagacatcctgtataattaatgttaaaataaaatatatatgcacatattataatattgtacatgtataattttatcctCGTCagaaattaaatcataattgaaaaccatcaaaatattattaaaagtaaaattacaaattgatctTTTTAAATCTAAGTGGATGCGTTAAATGTTCGTAGATAAGTCAAAACGTTATGGCggcaaaatataatgtttcaaCTCATTTCATTGTTTATACTAGCAATATACAAAACATTATTTcagtgaaattaattaaaatcataactTATTCTcctaatagataataattttcgtgAAATGAGCTAAAAGATtacgaaagaaaattttctttttcttccttattAGAATTGCTTTAATGATCGATCGCACACAAACTCCTATCTTTCTCTCCCTACCGTAGAAAAActaaaaacacaaattatatcataatgtcCGTAGATATTTGACTAACACGATAACGACGAccgagtaattaattaaactagtGGGATCTGGGATCGTTAcagtaataatatgtattaatattgatcattaataataattttgtacaatatttgcTCGCTATTTATCCTCTTTCATGCTTGGCTCGTGACATGCGTCCCTATAGgcaataattcatataaaacaGTGTCGGTTTCAAATGGGTAGCAATAAGTATACTCTTGCGGAAAAAATCTTGCCTACCCagagtgcgcgcgcgcgtgcgcgcgtgtaTTATTCcttcctcaatttttttttctcgcgcgTGTATACAATGATACTCTGTATGCGAACGACACGTATGAATGAATGTACATCGAATCGCGAACGCTTGTTTTCTTCTATACCTCCCTCGCATGTACTTTACTTAGAATATGAAGTTCTTTTCGTATGCAAGATAGAGTTCCGTCAAAGAGAacttttttcatcatttttttcgcTAAAATCATCTCTCTGATTGCTGATAGAGAAATAACAAGCCCCTCGAATAGATTAAACTATCTTCGCACACGTCCTTGTCATTCGATCCGTTCGCGTTGCAGATTCGTGTATCCTTTGCGTACCTCCGTAACAAAACGGGAGGTAGCGAAGGCAAATTACACGCTGATAGACCACACTCTCGAATGTAGTGCGCTGTAGTATTGAGGACCACAGAACTAGTGCGATCAAAGCTCCCGAGTGCGAGATCGTGCATGTTTTAAAACATGTGGCGGAATCGTTTGTTACCGCCTTGCAGACCGCGATAATTGTTGGATAGAGCGATTCaacgagcgagcgagataAACTCATTCAAGGGAGAAACGTCTAACGAGACTTAGATCGGCTGACGAACAGTCGATGATAATTTGGAAGACGCGATCCGAGTCTCGGACGAGCTCAAGCAAAAAGTGCAAAcgcaataatgttaaaaatcaaGACGAGATGCTTTCGCGAACTGCTAAATTAGGCtccgaaagaaaaaatttacaccGAATGAGTTGGCGCGAAATGATTGTTTCGTTTGCACGAAATGGCGAACAATACTCATAATAAATCACTCTCTCGCATTCGGTCTGCCTGCTCCGCAGTTACAGATACAATCTTTGTCCACAATATACACGTACGtcatacaatattatcaatatatatctatatacaaatGTTGACGTAGCCGATGACGGGTGGCATTGTCTTTAATCTAAGCGACAAACGTAAGAGTTAAAAAGATACTAGGGACCAGTCGTAAGATTTTTGTCatgctaataatataatagttacaCACTCGCGATATAATCAGCATCATCGTCGCCCTCGTCTCATTGTAACTATTATGATCGTTATGACGAATAATCCGTGACAATTATAATCCGATATATCATGTAGCGTTACACTTGCGTATAacctttccttttctctcatcGGATTATATTTAACTACATAGTGGCCCTCTCCATGACAGTTTATCAATTCGCGCGTTTGGAATAATTTGTGCCAATGCCCGTGTTCACTCTCGcttttctcttaaatattagttaaataCATACTATTTTTCGCCAGTCATTACAGCGcattaaaatcaattagaCGTGtagataattatcttttagtATCAGTAGTAGACTTTTAGTAGACTTTTtgttatttagtttatttggAGACGTCTTTTTTAAGCATTCATTCACCACAGCGCGAGTTTCAGATGCTTACCCTCTATTTGTCGCGTTCCATCACTGAAATTCCTCCATCGCAGAATTCGCAATTGTAATGTCTAACATTTCGAACACTGCTAAAGAAAAGATTATGGCAGGgttatacttttttgttctCCTTTCTCCGTATTTCTTTCCCTCGTCGTccttttctgtttcttttatatccaTCCATGATACACGCACACACCACTTTATTAGACCTAGCATGCTTAgaaaatacttgaaaaatgAGTCTATTGGAAGGTGGCTGCCCGATATACTCACTATACACACTTTTTCAAATTGATTCAAATAATCATTCCACGTTTAATCGTGCGATCAAGGTCACATTTTTCGCTGAGTATCGTTCctcatcgtaaaaaaatttttttctcttcttcttgttcttctttttcctccatcatttttttatgtatattttccaGCTTTCTTTTCTAACTTTCTTATCTAGCTTTCATGTCTCTCTAGCTTTTTTGTTGCTTCACCAGTTCTTCTGCTGCGACCGGACTAAAGCAAACCTGCTGTCCACTGTCGATCAATCCGTTGTAAGCAAATGACATATCCCTATCAGCCTCCCAGGCTTGATTAAGTCTAGTTTTTATTACTGGTCAACTGCTTGCTTGTAGTCTCTCTTCGTGTTTTTGCATAACCTTTCGTCTTCCTTCTCTGACCGCGCGTCTCCGAGTTCGCATAAATTGCCACATCAAATCGCTATATCGCGATTCTATTCATCAACGTTTCATACGTTGGCAAAGTGGATACTGAAGAAAAAGATCGTACAATATGCACATGCGTGTCGCATCTGTCGATGCGAGTACCATCGAAATCGCCGCTTCTCggaataattctaattatcaataaatatgtttaattctaTCGCGATATAGAATTGTATACGACATAAAACACAATAGTATCATCTAAATTCagaatgttttcttttaaagccGCTTCCTTTTCTTCTGTTTGCCAACTGTATCCAGGTAAAGTCATCGACGATGACAATAACGATGATGAGGAGAATGTTGTTCCTCGTGACTTGTCCTGATAAGGGCGCCACGAGTTGTTATCAGTGTGGTATTCCGGCGTCGGTGTCTCAGCGTGTCTTCTCGAGGTACTAGACGTGTCTCGGCGCGTTGTCGCATGACCCGTGTCATCAGATTGTTGATCGTCGtgcgtttaattaataatggagACGTGCGGTTAAGAGTTTGCTGTTCTTGGTGGCATGCGAGAAGATAACGGACGGTCGCGTAATAGTGGCAACGTTGCAACATGATGATATTCGCAATCATAATCGTGGAATCTTGAAGAGATTCACTCGGTGGTTACCTTCTGTCCCGGTAGAGCAGATAAGTTTTCATCGTCTGCGGTAAATTCAGCTCGTTGATCTTTTCCTCTAGTCTGTACTTTCCAATTTGCTGTCGAATCACTCTTCGACAAAGATCCATGAGAGGCAGAGGCTCGGctgcagaaaaataaatgtctaattaaaaaatgaaacttttttaatatttagctACTTTATAAATCGTTTGCTTACGATCAAGTCCACCAATGTATTTCATTGTGATCTCGCAGTGTCCCCAAACGGCAGACACAATAGGATGCAATTTCCTTCCTTTCAGCCCTTTGAAGGCTACTCCAAGATACTGACCATCTACTACGAATGCTAACGTACCTTCGTCCATATCGAGGACCACTGTGAAGAAATCatacaagttatatatatgtttgtatatattatacgatgtacttattaatatagcatattataaagtacataattttataattaatcttatatagCAAAAATCTTTCTGTAAGACACTTTGTACACGATAATCATGCAAAAATCGCTTACCTAGAAATTTGTCAGGAACAATGAACGTCTCGTCGGGTTTCAGAAGGGCTGGATACGTTACACCATTATTGTTCCTCGAATCATGATAGAGTTTGTTTCTACCGAGATCCCAACCCCAACTAAGTTCGTTGTTGCCCACTAGACTCTGGTATCCAACGCTATGCAACGGGGCGTCCGCCGTAGCGACTCCAACCACCGCGTGTGTACCTCGTTGCCTCGTGCTCCATTGAAGCTCCCATACATGCATGCCCTTGGTGTATCCCACCTTCCCTCGTATGCAATCTGTACTTTGCGCAACGGGATGTCGATGAAACGTCAACTTGTCGTCCTCCTAGGAATAATAACGCAAATCGAGCGAATTAATAGTATTCAACTTAGGAAAATGTTACCTTCAGAAGCACACTTTACTTTAAGGATTCAgctattttagtaaaatatgaaaaatatgatttttagacttttttcttcaaaaatattagaaattgatatttttgacAGTTTATATAggtttttattgatatttaaacagtatttttcaatcttaaatatttagctTTTTTGTTCGATATACGAGCCTCTaaacgtaattataattaactaaaaaaattcagtCTAGTTTTATTCTGTAGAATTTTTGAGATacttaattagaattaattaaaaaaattaatatttaatatttctctgaaataaaaaaaattcaaaattgagatatctaatttttaaatgatactaCTTTGTTATTTCTCGATTTTTTCTAATGTAACTAGATtcccaaaaatatattataacacacAGGCTTTATTGAACAAAGAAAAAGCTTCAATATTCAAgatctaaaaatattgactattattactgtttatacatcaataaaaaaaaaacacatataataaaacatcaatatctaatattcttaaaaaaatatcaatttttcatactgCTAGAGACTGGACTCTATTAAGACTtacatttataagaaataccgagtaataataactaataataagtcGTAATTAACcatcttgtaaatatatatatatatatatatatatatatatatataaacatagcGCTTTACCTTGACGAATATATTTAGGCTACGGTCATCAGCGTTCCAACTGTGATGAACCTGGGTGTCTCGCGAGGCAGGCGGCATGTCGAGAAGTACATCCAGACGCGGCGGTCTTGCAAAGTCTTGCGCTAGTTCCCGTGGTATCACCGACCGCGTGTACGTCGTGTTATTGCCACCGCCGACGCCGACCCCGCCGCCGGCTCCGGCACCGCTCTCCCGGCTCATGCTCTTCACGCCGCCtgtacaagaaaataaatcaaattagtTTTTACCATCTTTTTCACGATTATCTTCGTTAATCGACTCGATTATTTGCGGGCAAAGTTCTAGCCAAACGTTATACTAGTCTAATGTAAACGTCCTGGTCCATGTGAGATACATATGgcgtacttttttttttttttttttttttttttttaatacagaatataattatattataggaACCTTTTGTAAGGAGTGGAACAAATCGAATATGATCACGTTTTCTTTTTGGACGCTGAGTGTTTTCGCGACTTTGGAACGCTTGTAGAGAGAAATACACATGTAGATAGATTGGAAAggagacaattttttttttataccgaAGACAAAGAAcgtatgacaaaatattttcgtgAAAACCTTCTGTTTTGAAAAACACGTCGATCAGGTAACCCGCATGTTGTAGAA
It encodes:
- the LOC140669652 gene encoding protein gustavus-like isoform X3 is translated as MDWSLKARRTVDRFVPNRNEDTRYKANRCVSGGGSRGNGATGGTGGGSGTAGGRGGGGGGGSPGRGDGGVGGGIDGGVVPTAPTTTGHHHHHHHHHHHLTTTTTTTTTTTTCGNRHHRHKLPASKQCTEHRHHPHHHRHHPHHRSHHRGMNMGQKISGGVKSMSRESGAGAGGGVGVGGGNNTTYTRSVIPRELAQDFARPPRLDVLLDMPPASRDTQVHHSWNADDRSLNIFVKEDDKLTFHRHPVAQSTDCIRGKVGYTKGMHVWELQWSTRQRGTHAVVGVATADAPLHSVGYQSLVGNNELSWGWDLGRNKLYHDSRNNNGVTYPALLKPDETFIVPDKFLVVLDMDEGTLAFVVDGQYLGVAFKGLKGRKLHPIVSAVWGHCEITMKYIGGLDPEPLPLMDLCRRVIRQQIGKYRLEEKINELNLPQTMKTYLLYRDRR
- the LOC140669652 gene encoding protein gustavus-like isoform X4, whose product is MDWSLKARRTYKANRCVSGGGSRGNGATGGTGGGSGTAGGRGGGGGGGSPGRGDGGVGGGIDGGVVPTAPTTTGHHHHHHHHHHHLTTTTTTTTTTTTCGNRHHRHKLPASKQCTEHRHHPHHHRHHPHHRSHHRGMNMGQKISGGVKSMSRESGAGAGGGVGVGGGNNTTYTRSVIPRELAQDFARPPRLDVLLDMPPASRDTQVHHSWNADDRSLNIFVKEDDKLTFHRHPVAQSTDCIRGKVGYTKGMHVWELQWSTRQRGTHAVVGVATADAPLHSVGYQSLVGNNELSWGWDLGRNKLYHDSRNNNGVTYPALLKPDETFIVPDKFLVVLDMDEGTLAFVVDGQYLGVAFKGLKGRKLHPIVSAVWGHCEITMKYIGGLDPEPLPLMDLCRRVIRQQIGKYRLEEKINELNLPQTMKTYLLYRDRR
- the LOC140669652 gene encoding protein gustavus-like isoform X2, with product MKNQQRTNKRKMVEQTSDNDKTAVRYKANRCVSGGGSRGNGATGGTGGGSGTAGGRGGGGGGGSPGRGDGGVGGGIDGGVVPTAPTTTGHHHHHHHHHHHLTTTTTTTTTTTTCGNRHHRHKLPASKQCTEHRHHPHHHRHHPHHRSHHRGMNMGQKISGGVKSMSRESGAGAGGGVGVGGGNNTTYTRSVIPRELAQDFARPPRLDVLLDMPPASRDTQVHHSWNADDRSLNIFVKEDDKLTFHRHPVAQSTDCIRGKVGYTKGMHVWELQWSTRQRGTHAVVGVATADAPLHSVGYQSLVGNNELSWGWDLGRNKLYHDSRNNNGVTYPALLKPDETFIVPDKFLVVLDMDEGTLAFVVDGQYLGVAFKGLKGRKLHPIVSAVWGHCEITMKYIGGLDPEPLPLMDLCRRVIRQQIGKYRLEEKINELNLPQTMKTYLLYRDRR